The proteins below come from a single Mucilaginibacter mali genomic window:
- a CDS encoding circadian clock KaiB family protein: MKPKQWMTDGKDNKNDEGTYVLRLFITGASPNSVRAVDNLKAFCEKYLKDKYRLEIVDVHQQPAIAQKEQIIALPLLIKKSPAPERRLIGDLSDTEKLMDCFRITV; this comes from the coding sequence ATGAAACCAAAACAGTGGATGACGGATGGTAAGGATAACAAAAACGACGAGGGTACGTATGTGCTGCGCCTGTTTATAACCGGGGCCTCGCCAAACTCCGTACGTGCTGTAGATAACCTTAAAGCCTTTTGCGAAAAATATTTAAAAGATAAATACCGGCTGGAAATTGTTGATGTGCACCAGCAACCGGCGATTGCGCAAAAAGAACAAATTATAGCCTTGCCTTTATTGATAAAGAAAAGCCCGGCACCCGAACGCCGCCTGATTGGCGATCTGTCGGATACAGAGAAATTAATGGATTGTTTCAGGATTACCGTGTAA
- a CDS encoding PAS domain-containing sensor histidine kinase, whose product MEKQQPSYHELLNEITELRWQLEEANDAIEAIRNGGVDALVVNSSDGPQLFTLKSADQSYRVFVEKMNEGAISLNRDGVILYSNSKFAQLVGLPLEKVIGRSFDNFILQSEHEKLAEIIKGAWEKDCKVELLIVSRMTTLVPCLLSCNIMEFDGAVAMSVIVTDLSAQKESQQQLELQFDQLEAAQLLTKKLNDELEETVKERTKDLTISREYLKLLTDNIPQMTWTNLPGGTFNFYNQRWYEYTGLSHDAATGRGWEDVIHPDDLPLTTERYLAALQHGDIFEVENRYRKADGTYQWHLNRAIPLKNDQGEILFWVGTATNIEDQKRAMDKKDEFIGIASHELKTPLTSLKGYLQIMNIYHKETVPHAIKQYISKANVAIDKLHHLINDLLDVSKIQAGRLTYQMADINLAGMVGTGVENAAQIYPEYQFDHEVEPNLMVHGNPERLEQVLMNFISNAAKYSKEGSRIMVKAKALDGHVRVSVTDEGIGLSPGQQEKIFERFYRVEDKTYSTSGLGMGLYISAEIIKNHKGSIHVESHLGQGSTFYFELPLVR is encoded by the coding sequence ATGGAAAAGCAACAACCATCATATCATGAACTTTTAAATGAGATAACCGAGCTGCGCTGGCAACTGGAAGAAGCCAACGACGCGATCGAGGCCATTCGTAACGGCGGTGTAGACGCGCTGGTGGTTAACAGCAGCGATGGCCCGCAACTATTCACCCTAAAAAGCGCCGACCAAAGCTACCGTGTATTTGTAGAGAAAATGAACGAAGGCGCCATATCGCTTAACCGCGATGGCGTGATACTATACAGCAACAGCAAATTTGCCCAACTGGTTGGCCTGCCGCTGGAAAAGGTGATAGGCCGCTCTTTTGATAATTTTATCTTACAAAGCGAGCACGAAAAACTTGCCGAGATCATCAAAGGCGCCTGGGAAAAGGACTGCAAGGTTGAACTGCTTATTGTAAGCCGTATGACCACCCTGGTGCCCTGCCTGCTATCCTGCAATATAATGGAGTTTGATGGTGCCGTTGCAATGAGCGTGATCGTTACCGACCTGAGTGCCCAGAAAGAATCTCAGCAGCAACTTGAATTACAGTTCGACCAACTGGAGGCGGCCCAGCTGCTTACCAAAAAGCTGAATGACGAACTGGAAGAAACTGTTAAGGAGCGCACCAAGGACCTGACCATCAGCCGGGAATACCTGAAGTTGCTTACGGATAATATCCCGCAAATGACCTGGACCAACCTGCCCGGCGGCACGTTTAATTTTTACAATCAGCGCTGGTACGAATATACCGGCTTAAGTCACGATGCCGCTACCGGCCGCGGATGGGAGGATGTAATTCACCCCGACGATCTGCCCTTAACTACCGAACGCTACCTGGCAGCCCTGCAACACGGTGATATTTTTGAGGTAGAAAATCGCTACCGCAAGGCCGACGGCACTTACCAATGGCACTTAAACCGGGCTATCCCATTAAAAAACGACCAGGGCGAAATATTATTTTGGGTAGGCACTGCCACCAATATCGAAGACCAAAAGCGGGCTATGGATAAAAAGGATGAGTTTATAGGTATTGCCAGCCACGAGTTGAAAACGCCGCTCACCAGCCTGAAAGGTTACCTGCAAATTATGAATATCTATCATAAGGAAACGGTGCCCCATGCCATTAAACAATACATCAGCAAGGCCAATGTAGCTATTGATAAGCTGCACCATTTAATAAACGACCTGCTTGACGTGAGCAAAATACAGGCCGGCCGCCTTACCTACCAAATGGCCGACATTAACCTGGCCGGCATGGTGGGTACCGGTGTGGAAAATGCCGCGCAGATATATCCTGAATATCAATTTGACCACGAGGTAGAACCTAACCTGATGGTGCATGGCAACCCCGAAAGGCTGGAACAGGTATTGATGAATTTTATCAGCAACGCAGCCAAATACTCTAAAGAGGGCAGCCGGATCATGGTTAAAGCCAAAGCACTGGACGGCCATGTACGCGTATCGGTAACCGACGAGGGCATCGGCCTTTCACCCGGTCAACAGGAAAAAATATTCGAGCGCTTTTACCGCGTGGAAGATAAAACATACAGCACCAGCGGTTTGGGCATGGGTTTATACATTTCGGCCGAGATCATTAAAAATCATAAGGGCAGTATACATGTAGAAAGCCATTTGGGGCAGGGATCTACGTTTTACTTTGAGTTGCCGTTGGTGAGGTAA
- a CDS encoding circadian clock KaiB family protein has translation MTPVKSKTWELRLYVAGKTQKSITALANLQKYCEEHLKGQYVIEVIDLLEKPQLAEGDQIFAVPTLVRKVPEPIRKIIGDLSNEEKVLVGLNIRPHSSQ, from the coding sequence ATGACACCCGTAAAATCCAAAACCTGGGAGTTGAGACTGTATGTTGCAGGGAAAACCCAAAAATCGATAACCGCGTTGGCCAACCTGCAAAAATATTGCGAGGAACATTTAAAGGGCCAGTATGTTATAGAGGTGATTGACCTGCTGGAAAAGCCGCAACTGGCCGAAGGCGACCAGATATTTGCCGTGCCTACATTAGTTAGGAAAGTACCCGAACCGATACGGAAGATCATCGGCGATTTATCAAACGAAGAGAAAGTTTTAGTGGGATTAAATATACGCCCGCATAGTAGCCAATGA
- a CDS encoding peroxiredoxin family protein, whose product MIKRICLLALVAVATAACVHTPQKLQTGIWRGALKMKTGEELPFNFEVKDTAGKQQLSIINGAEHFLVPDVRLDGDSVFIHMPLFDSEFKLKQQDGKLEGKWIKHLAQKDSELDFTATPGQAYRFFESPDKPAADVSGRWSAVFTSDGVRDTTVGEFKQAGNKVTGTFLTTTGDYRYLEGAVNGDKLYLSCFDGGHAFLFSADVKDSVTLKNGKFGTDTWEAVKNEKAKLPDAYSLTALKPGYKKLEFTFKDIKGNKVSLSDDRFKNKVVIVQFMGSWCPNCMDETSYLVNYYKKYQPKGVEIVGLAYERTADFARSQKTLEQLKERFNIPYTLLITGYTNNKAETAKSLPMLANFVAFPTTIIIDKKGDVRKIHTGFSGPGTGEHYVEFVNEFEKLTDDLLAEK is encoded by the coding sequence ATGATAAAACGCATTTGCCTGTTAGCACTGGTGGCTGTTGCCACTGCCGCCTGTGTACATACCCCTCAAAAACTACAAACCGGTATCTGGCGCGGCGCGCTGAAAATGAAGACCGGCGAGGAACTGCCCTTTAACTTTGAAGTGAAGGATACTGCCGGAAAGCAGCAGCTAAGTATTATTAACGGCGCCGAACACTTCCTGGTGCCCGATGTGCGGCTGGATGGGGATTCGGTATTTATCCACATGCCTTTGTTCGATTCGGAATTTAAACTGAAACAGCAGGATGGCAAACTGGAGGGCAAATGGATAAAGCACCTGGCCCAAAAAGACAGCGAACTTGACTTTACCGCTACGCCCGGACAAGCGTACCGCTTTTTCGAATCGCCTGATAAACCTGCGGCCGATGTAAGCGGGCGCTGGAGTGCGGTATTTACCAGCGATGGCGTGCGCGATACCACTGTTGGCGAGTTTAAGCAGGCCGGCAATAAGGTTACCGGCACTTTCCTAACCACCACCGGCGATTATCGTTATCTTGAAGGTGCTGTAAATGGCGACAAGTTATACTTGTCGTGCTTTGACGGCGGCCACGCTTTCTTGTTCAGTGCCGATGTTAAGGATAGTGTTACCCTGAAGAACGGCAAATTTGGTACAGACACCTGGGAGGCCGTAAAGAACGAAAAAGCCAAACTGCCCGATGCCTACTCGCTAACCGCGCTGAAACCCGGCTATAAAAAGCTTGAATTTACCTTTAAAGATATTAAGGGCAATAAGGTTTCCCTTAGCGACGATCGCTTTAAAAACAAGGTAGTTATTGTTCAGTTTATGGGGTCGTGGTGCCCTAATTGCATGGACGAGACCAGCTACCTGGTGAATTATTACAAAAAATATCAGCCCAAAGGTGTAGAGATCGTTGGCCTGGCCTACGAGCGTACGGCAGATTTCGCCCGTTCGCAAAAAACTTTAGAGCAGTTAAAGGAGCGTTTTAATATCCCCTACACGCTATTAATTACCGGTTATACTAATAACAAGGCCGAAACGGCCAAAAGCCTGCCTATGCTGGCCAACTTTGTGGCATTCCCAACTACCATTATTATTGATAAAAAGGGCGATGTACGCAAAATACATACCGGCTTCAGCGGCCCCGGTACCGGCGAACATTATGTGGAGTTTGTCAACGAGTTTGAGAAGCTGACTGACGATTTGCTGGCGGAGAAGTAA
- a CDS encoding DUF6515 family protein, which yields MKSKYKYFVGAALSGLFGLLVAFSASAQHRGGGGGGSHGGGGFHGGGGFSGGHSGGFSGGRGGLSGGHSGGFQSPGSSSYSRGGGSFSRPQGSYSRPQGGFSRPQGSYSSPRVNSSPSIRGRADIGSRGGYSVGGRYSVAPRAYSYGGRGGVYSKGYSYAGPRVGYRGGFYGSYNHGRFYSYNRFYGHYAFYNRYYAPRIGFHLSVLPYGYYPFYWGDYQYFYSDGYYYQYNDNNYTVVEPPLGAIMNQLPAGAKSLMIDGEQYYELNGVYYQAVTKDDGTTGYQIAGKDGELTTAAGSAPQDGGTYDQGAPAPQDQDQPIRIGDVFDSLPPNCSTVKIDGQKYFVSPDGVYYQEDRDGNRKVYRVAGTPDDQPGN from the coding sequence ATGAAAAGTAAGTATAAATATTTTGTAGGTGCTGCCCTTAGCGGACTGTTTGGTTTGCTGGTAGCGTTCTCGGCCAGTGCACAGCACAGAGGCGGTGGAGGTGGGGGTTCCCACGGTGGAGGTGGTTTTCACGGCGGAGGCGGTTTCTCGGGCGGTCACTCAGGTGGCTTTTCAGGTGGCCGCGGCGGCTTGTCAGGTGGTCATTCCGGTGGTTTCCAAAGCCCGGGCAGCAGTTCTTACAGCCGTGGCGGGGGAAGTTTCTCGAGGCCGCAAGGTAGTTATTCACGCCCTCAGGGTGGCTTTTCAAGGCCGCAGGGCAGTTACTCATCGCCAAGGGTAAACTCATCGCCGTCTATTCGTGGCCGTGCCGATATCGGTAGCCGTGGCGGATACAGCGTGGGTGGCAGATACAGTGTAGCACCAAGGGCTTATTCATACGGTGGCCGTGGCGGTGTATATTCAAAAGGATATAGCTATGCCGGTCCGCGTGTAGGTTACCGCGGTGGCTTTTACGGAAGCTACAATCATGGCAGGTTCTACTCGTACAACAGGTTTTATGGCCATTACGCGTTCTATAACCGTTACTATGCGCCACGCATCGGCTTCCACTTAAGTGTGTTGCCTTATGGCTACTACCCGTTCTATTGGGGCGATTACCAGTACTTCTACAGCGATGGTTACTACTATCAGTATAACGATAACAACTATACCGTTGTTGAACCGCCGCTGGGCGCTATCATGAACCAGTTGCCAGCCGGTGCCAAATCGCTGATGATTGACGGCGAGCAATATTACGAGTTGAACGGTGTTTACTACCAGGCCGTAACCAAGGACGACGGCACTACCGGCTACCAGATTGCCGGCAAGGACGGCGAACTGACCACAGCCGCAGGCTCTGCACCACAAGATGGCGGCACTTACGACCAGGGCGCACCTGCTCCGCAAGACCAGGATCAGCCGATACGTATAGGCGATGTGTTTGATAGCCTACCGCCAAATTGCAGCACGGTTAAAATAGATGGTCAAAAATATTTCGTGTCTCCCGATGGTGTTTACTACCAGGAAGACCGCGACGGCAACCGAAAAGTGTACCGCGTAGCCGGTACGCCAGACGATCAACCGGGCAACTAA
- the kaiC gene encoding circadian clock protein KaiC, protein MSKSRGTEKEKTRQTLPKVASGITGLDEITGGGFPQGRPTLVCGDAGCGKTLLSLEFIVRGATEYNEPGVFMAFEEKADELAMNVASLGFDLNKLQADKKIKIDHVHIERTEIEETGEYDLEGLFIRLGHAIDSIGAKRVVLDTIENLFSGLTNQRILRAELVRLFHWLKDKGVTAIVTGERGDGKLTRQGLEEYVSDCVILLDHRVIDQISTRRLRIVKYRGSLHGTNEYPFLIDEDGISVLPVTSLHLEKDVQTNRISSGIPGLDSMLGGKGFFKGSSILVSGTAGTGKTSIASYFAAETCKRGEKCIYFSFEESPAQIVRNMRSIGLDLQQYIDNGMLIFHASRPTLYGLEMHLVAMHKQIRKNKPHTVILDPITNLITIGSVGEVKSMLVRLIDYLMNEQITVMFTALSLNTVVNEQTDEGVSSLVDAWMLVRDIEFNGERNRGMYVMKSRGMKHSNQVREFIITDDGLNLVDVYLGPDGVLTGSAREAEQLREHTGEALRDYALNRKDREIMRKRKVLESKIAGLQTEFESVEEELNKVYLEEELRKEVMDKTRKEIMERRRETKDIENPPEKKKGKKQ, encoded by the coding sequence ATGAGTAAGTCGCGGGGAACCGAAAAAGAAAAAACAAGGCAAACCTTACCTAAGGTTGCCTCCGGAATTACGGGGTTAGATGAAATTACAGGCGGGGGCTTCCCCCAAGGCAGGCCAACCCTGGTATGTGGCGATGCCGGCTGCGGCAAAACCTTGCTATCGCTTGAGTTTATTGTACGCGGGGCTACCGAGTATAACGAACCTGGCGTATTTATGGCTTTTGAAGAAAAAGCCGATGAGCTGGCCATGAACGTGGCATCATTGGGTTTCGACCTGAACAAACTTCAAGCTGATAAGAAGATCAAGATAGACCACGTACACATTGAGCGCACGGAGATTGAAGAGACCGGCGAGTACGACCTGGAGGGCTTATTCATTCGCCTGGGGCACGCTATCGATTCTATTGGCGCCAAGCGCGTGGTGCTGGATACTATCGAGAACCTTTTTTCGGGCCTTACCAACCAGCGCATTTTACGCGCCGAACTGGTGCGCCTTTTTCACTGGCTAAAAGATAAAGGTGTAACAGCCATTGTAACAGGCGAACGCGGCGACGGAAAACTCACCCGCCAGGGCCTGGAAGAATATGTATCGGATTGCGTGATCCTGCTTGACCACCGGGTGATCGACCAGATCTCAACCCGCAGGCTAAGGATAGTAAAATATCGCGGATCGTTACACGGAACTAATGAATATCCTTTCCTGATTGATGAAGATGGTATTTCGGTATTGCCGGTTACTTCGCTGCATTTAGAGAAAGATGTGCAAACCAACCGTATCTCATCGGGCATACCCGGACTCGATTCGATGCTGGGTGGCAAAGGCTTTTTTAAAGGCAGCAGCATCCTGGTATCGGGCACGGCAGGCACGGGTAAAACCAGCATCGCCAGCTACTTTGCTGCCGAAACCTGTAAGCGCGGTGAAAAGTGTATTTACTTCTCATTCGAAGAATCGCCCGCGCAAATTGTGCGTAATATGCGGTCGATTGGGTTGGACCTGCAACAATATATAGATAACGGCATGCTGATCTTCCATGCCTCAAGGCCTACATTATATGGCTTAGAGATGCATTTGGTGGCTATGCACAAACAGATACGCAAGAACAAACCCCACACGGTAATCCTCGACCCGATCACCAACCTGATCACCATCGGTTCGGTAGGCGAAGTAAAATCGATGCTGGTGCGTTTGATTGATTACCTGATGAATGAACAGATCACGGTAATGTTTACCGCCTTGTCTTTAAACACCGTGGTGAACGAGCAGACCGATGAAGGCGTATCATCATTAGTGGATGCCTGGATGCTGGTGCGCGATATTGAATTTAACGGCGAGCGCAACCGGGGCATGTATGTAATGAAATCGCGCGGGATGAAGCACTCTAACCAGGTGCGCGAGTTTATTATTACCGATGACGGCCTGAACCTGGTAGACGTGTATCTGGGTCCGGACGGCGTGCTGACTGGGTCGGCACGGGAGGCGGAACAATTGAGGGAACATACCGGCGAAGCCTTGCGCGATTACGCGCTGAACCGCAAGGACCGCGAAATTATGCGTAAACGGAAAGTGCTGGAATCGAAGATAGCCGGTTTGCAAACCGAGTTTGAATCGGTAGAGGAAGAATTAAATAAGGTTTACCTTGAAGAAGAGCTGCGTAAAGAGGTGATGGATAAAACCCGAAAGGAAATTATGGAGCGGCGACGGGAGACCAAAGACATTGAAAACCCGCCGGAAAAAAAGAAAGGGAAAAAACAATGA